The genomic interval GTATCTTCTTCTATTTTAACAAGTTGATCGAATTTTTTTGAAACCATTACTAAATTGTCAACAAGCCTTCTATCAAACCTATTTTTTAATTCCGAAATTTTAATGCCATCCATCAACCTTAAGCCCATCATTACCTTTTCAAAGAACTCATCTTCATCTGACAGCTCAATGTCTTCTTCCATCAAAAAGTTTTTTTGCAGGTAAGCGTCTAAGCTTGAAGACCTCTTAAATCTGCGGTTTCCAATCTTTGACGCAGCAGACGGTCCAAATGACAAAAAGTTCATATATTTCCAATATTTTAAGTTATGTCTACAAAAATAGCCATCTTTCGCGTAATTGGCAATTTCGTATCTAATATATCCTTTCTTGCACAGATACTCCTTAGAATATCTCATAAATTCAAGAACCGTCTCATCTGGCAGAACAAAATCTGCTTCCAATGGGTAGATAGAAACGCCATTTATATTGTCAAATGTACAAATGGTATCTAAGGAATTTGTAAGGGTATCTAAGGTCTGCCCGGGTATTCCTATCAGTAGATCTACGCTTACATTATCAATTCCAAGTCTTTTCGATAATTTCAGCGCATCGTAGCCAAAGTTATCTCTATTGAGATTGGATAACTCTTCATCCTGAAAGGACACAATCCCAAGACTTAATCTATTAAAAAATATATCCTCTTTATCTTTATAATTTTTTAAAAATGATTTTGGATTAGCCTCCAGCGTAATTTCTGGATCTTTTATATTAAACTTCAACTGAAGTATTGTTAGTAAATTTTTCAACAGATCGGGCTTAATTAGTGAAGGAGTGCCCCCTCCAAAATATATGCTGTCGACAAATGAGTTCTCTAATAAGTTTCTATTAGTTTGTTCAGAATATTCTATTTCAGAAATTAAGGCATCAAAAAAGATATCAATTTGATCCTCTGTTGAAACCTTTGAAAAAAAGTGGCAATAGTTACATCTCTTTTCACAAAAAGGTATGTGAATATAGATACCCAAACTTTCAAGCGTGTTTTGTATGCTTATATTCTCGTATTGAACCATATTTCTCTATTCTTTATAAAGCTTATTATTTATTCTAATATCCACTATTTTTTCTGATCGCCAGAGCTTTTTAACATCTCAAAAAAGACTTCTTGAGGAATCTGGACATCCCCTATCATCTTCATCTTCTTTTTTCCTTCTTTTTGCTTTTCAAGCAGCTTTCTCTTTCGCGTGATATCTCCACCGTAACATTTTTGTAAAACATTCTTTTTCATTGCTGCGATATTTTCTCTCGCAAGAATTCTTGAACCAACGGCAGCCTGTATTGGTATCTCAAACATATGCCTTGGTATCAGTCTCCTCAAAGAAGAGACAATCTTCGTTCCAACCTCTTGAGCCTTGCTCCTGTGTACTATTGATGATAGGGCATCTACACTATCCTTATTGACCAAGATGTCCAACCTAACAAGATCTGAATCTCTATAGCCAATAAATTCATAATCAAGGGAGGCATATCCCCTTGTTCTAGTTTTCAAAAGTGGGAAAAAGTCCAAAATTACCTCTGACAACGGCATCTCAAATCTCATTATTACCCTTTTCGCTTCAAGATACTCCATGTCTATATAGCTGCCCCTTTTATTGGTGCACAGCTCCATAATAGCTCCTATGTGCTCTGCGGGAGAAAAAATTGATACCTTAACATAGGGCTCTTTTATAGAAACTATAGTGCCTGGATCAGGCATCTTCAGTGGATTGTGTATTGTTAATACCTCTCCATTTTGCTTTATGGCTTCAAAAACGACAGAGGGCGGTGTAATAATAAGATCAATGTTAAATTCTCTTTTAATTCTCTCAATAGCCACTTCCATGTGAAGCATCCCTAAAAATCCGCACCTAAATCCAAAACCAAGCGCTATGGATGTCTCTGGCTCATAAACCAAAGAGGCGTCATTAAGCTTTAGCTTCATAATAGCGTCTTTCAAAAGTGCATATTCATCTGTATTTATAGGATACAGTCCGCAAAAGACCATTGAAAGCGGATCCTTAAAGCCTTTCAGAACCCTTTTTGTAGGTCTTTTTTCATCCTCAATAGTGTCTCCTACTCTTGCATCCTCTATATTTTTTATATTTGCAGCTATATATCCAACTTCTCCAGCCCTCAAGATATCAGTTTTCTCTGGCTGCATTCTGAAAAACCCAATTTCTTGTATTTCAAAGGTCTTCTTTGTAGAGTGAAACTTTATATCCATACCATTTCTTAGCTCACCATCAAATATCCTCACATAGGCCACTACTCCTCTATAAGAGTCATAATGGGAATCAAAAATCAATGCGGACAATGGCTCATCTGAGTCTCCCTTTGGCGGAGGAATTCTATCAATTACTGCAGAGATTATCTCGTCTACCCCAGTACCTTCTTTTGCGCTTGCGAGTATAATCTCGTCTTCGTTAAAGCCAAAAACGTCAATCAGCTCTCTTTTGGTCCCCTCCACATCAGCAGTAGGGAGCTCTATCTTGTTCACCACAGGGATTAGAACAAGATCTTGATCCATTGCAAGAAGACCATGTGCCAAAGTCTGAGCCTCTATCCCCTGAGTAGCATCCACTAATAAGATTGCGCCCTCACATGCTGCAAGCGATCTGGAAACCTCATAAGAAAAATCAACGTGACCAGGCGTATCGATAAGATTTAGGATATAGTCTTTGCCCTTCCAGTTAATATCGAGTCTGACAGCTCTTGCCTTTATTGTTATGCCTCGCTCCCTCTCTATATCCATATTGTCAAGCATCTGAGGAACGAGCTTTCTCTCGCTTACCACATGTGATTTAACCAATATCCTATCGGCAAGGGTAGATTTACCGTGATCCACATGGGCTATAATTGAAAAATTTCTTATGTTATCCAAACTATATACTCCTTTTCAAAGATCGTATTATATTTTAAGTAAATTTATTATAAAGGAATATCTGTTACAAAGTCTTTTTTGCCTATTTATATGCTCATAGAATTTCTAATGTGTATAAGCATTGGAGATCGTATAGCGTCTTCTTGAGAAACTAAATAATTATCTATACAGTAATCATCTTCTTTATCTATTTCAAATTTATATTTTTCAGGGATAAGGATTACGGCAGCTACCCTCCACGCTTCGATTTCCAATTTGCTAACCATATCGCCGATCAGACAAAGCGTGTTCTCATCGTGCAAAACCAAATGGGCCACCTCGTGCAATAATATCTCTTCTTTAATATGAGGAGCCACACCTTCTTTATAGCCTATAAACGACCTTGAACCTCTCTTAACACAAAGCCCCATAATAGATGGGAAGTCAATTGTCGACACTTCTACGCCACTTTCTTCAAGAATGACGTCAAGAGGCTTGGCCAGGTCGATAAGCCCTGGAAATCTTTCAATTATAGGCACAACAGGTGGATATATTTTATAATAATCTTCTTTATTCATAAAGCCTATAAATCCAAAATTTGGTTAATCCTGACACTATAAGACATATAATAGCAAAAATATAACTTATAATTCTACGCTCTTGTGCCTGTGTGCATTGCATTCTATGTTTACAGCCACGGGGAAAGATGCTATATGGCATGGTTCGAGCTCCACGTGAACCGCAAGAGAGGTTACTCTGCCTCCAAGCCCCATGGCGCCGATGCCAAGCTTGTTTATTCTCTCAAATAGTTCGCCCTCTATAGAGCCCAACCTTTCGTCAGGGTTTTTTGAACCAATAGGCCTTAGAAGTGCCCTTTTCGCCAAAAAGGCCACTCTCTCAAAATTGCCGCCTATTCCCACTCCTATGATGGTAGGAGGACAAGGATTTGGACCCGCCTTTCTAACCGTCTCAACCACAAAATCCATAGCGCCCTCAAGACCTGCTGAAGGAGCGAACATCCTTAAGGCACTCATGTTCTCTGCTCCGCCGCCCTTTGGCATAACTACTATTTTTACCTTGTCGCCAGGTATAAATTTTATGTGGACGATTGCCGGCGTATTCGTGCCTAAATTCTTCCTGGTAAACGGATCACACGTTGATTTTCTCAAGTACCCCTCAGTATAACCTTTCTCAACGCCTCTATTGACAGCCTCGTATATATCGCCGTCAACAAGATGTACGTCCTGACCAAGAAACAGAAATATCACAGCAAGACCTGTATCCTGACATATTCCAAGTTTCTCTTCCGATGCTAATTTATGGTTTTCTTTAAACTCTAAAAATATCTTTTTTGCCACCTCAGACTCTTCTTTTTCAAGTGCAATATCGAAAGCCCTTTTTACATCTTCGGGTGCGTTATAATTTGCGTCCATAACCATCTTTCTTACAGCGTCTTCTATTATCTCAACGGATAAACTCCTCATGTTTTCCTCCTAAATAAAATATTACTGCTTCACAAGATAAAATTATATAATAATTACGCTCTAAGGGTTGCGTTTGTCCAACCTTCCAATCACGTCTCTTGCGACCTCAAGACCGTTTTTCATGGCCTTTACGACCACAGAAGGACCGCTAACGGCATCGCCGCATGAAAGAATTTTGTCTTCATACTCTCCTCCAAAATCGTGCGGCAAAAGGCCTCTTTCCAAATGAAGGTCACAACCCATTAAGACTTCAGGGTCAACCTCCTGACCTATCGCAGAGACCAAAACATCGCCTTCTATAAAATGTTCGCTGCCTTCAATGATTTCAAAACTCGGCCTACCGCTGCTATCTAGCGCTCCCAATCTGGCCTGAAGGGCTTCTATACCCTTGAATTTACCATTTTCAAGAATAGCTCTCTTTGGAACTTCAAAAAATTTGAAGCTTACTCCCTCATCCTCAGCCTCTTCTATCTCCTTGGGCAGGGCTGGCATCTGTGCTTTTCCTCTTCTGTAGACAATGGTTGGAAAAAGGTCTTCCCTTATCGATATCCTGCCCACATCTATAGCGGTATTTCCGCCGCCGATAATAAGAATTTTTAAAGTTCTATCGAATATTTTTTTTCTGAACATATAGTTCTCAATAAATTCTATTGCTGAGTATGCGAAAAAATCATCCTCTTCATTTGACGGCAGCTTCAAGGACCAGCACTTGCTTGCTCCAACTGCAAGAATAACATAATCATATATATTGAAAAACTCTGTGAGAGGTATATCCTTTCCAACTGCGATATTATTTTTTATCTTTGCCCCATGAGACAATATGTACACTATCTCTCTATCTAAAACTTCCCTGGCCAGCCTATATGGAGGAATACATGCCCTCGCAAGGCCGCCAATCACTGGTCTGGACTCATAGATATCTACTTCTACGCCATATCTTGAAAGCTCATAGGCAGCGCTCAATCCAGCAATACCACCACCTATTATTGCAACTTTCCCTTTTATTTTCTCCTTGTCAGCTACCATTTTCAATTGATATTCGCCGTAATCTGATATAAATCTGTGAATAGCCCCTATTGCAATGGGCCTTCCAGTCTTGTTCAGCACGCAGCTCCCCTCACATTGAAAGCCATAAGGACAAACTCTGGCACAGGTTGCGCTAAACGGATTAATTTCGAGTATTTCAGAAAGGGCCTCGTTAAACTTTTTCTCTCTGGCGAGTTTTATAAATCTGGGGATATTAAGCCCCGCAGGGCAACCCTTTATACAGCTTGGCTTTTTACACTGCAAGCATCTGTTTGCCTCATATTCCAATTCTTTTTCACTAAGTCCCAATGATATTTCGTTATAATTACAGATCCTATCCTCTGCTGAAAGTTCTCTTAGCTTTACTCTTTCTTGAATAGGCATAGTTCCTCCATAAAATATTAAATTTTATATAGATTATTTTAAATATAACTCACAACATTTTATATCTTAAAACGATAATAAAAAAGAGGGTGAAGCTGTTCCTCACCCTCACACAAAACAGAAAAAATTGCATCCTTCACCAGTTATGATTCTTCGTTCATAAACATCTTTCTCAATTCAAGTATGGCCTTGCCAGGATTTAGCTCCTTGGGGCAGACCTCCATACAATTGAATATGGTATGACATCCATATATGCCGTCCTTGTCAGCAAGGGTTTCAAATCTCTCATTTTTGCCTTCATCTCTGGAATCTAACATAAATCTACAGGCATACAGAAGTGATTGCGGACCAAGAAAAGTTTTATTTTTCCAGAATGTAGGGCAGGCTGCAATGCAAGAGCCACAGACTATACATTCATAGAGACCATCGAGTTTTGCCCTGTCGTCAATAGACTGGTATCTTTCTTTGTCAGATTCTGGATCTTTCTTACAAACCAGCCAGGGCATTACCGCCCTAACCTTCTCATCAAGCAAGCTATGATCTACAACAAGGTCTCTAATCACAGGAAATCCCCTAAGAGGCTCGATCACAAGATCAAAGCTGTCCAGAAATTTCATCTGAGTCTCACAAGCAAGGATGCTCCTCCCATTAACAGTCACTGCACAAGAGCCACAGATGCCCTGCCCGCAGGAATACCTAAAAGTCAAGGTATCATCAAGGTTGTTCTTGATATACCTAAAAACGTCGAGCAGTGTCCAGTGACTTTCGGTAACTTCTACTTCATACTTACTCGTAGAAGTCTTATTTGAATCTGGATCATATCTGAAAATTGTAAGTTTATATAAATTGCCCACGACTACCTCCTAATACTTTCTCTCTTCAGGCACAAATCTAGAAAGATTGACATCTTTGTAGTCAAATCTGAAACCAGACTTATCTCTGAAGTATAAAGTATGTTTAAGCCAATTTTCATCATCCCTCTTTGGGAAATCGCGCCTTGCCTGAGCACCTCTTGATTCTGTTCTGCTCAAAGCGCCATACGTAACTGCTTCTGCTGCAGCTATCAAATGCCTTAGCTCCATTGCTTCCATTAATGTAGTGTTGTACGCGAGAGTCTTATCGCTGATATACATCTGAGACATCTTGTTGTGCATATCGCCGATTACAGATACCATTTTTGAAAGTCCTTTTTCTTCTCTGAACACAGCAACATAATTTTGCATGCCCGCCTGCAGTTCATCCCTTATCTCTACAGGCTTTATAGAACCTTTCTGATTCAGTATAAACCCTATTTCCTCACTTGCCATCTTTGCACTGTCCTCTTCAAGCGGCAGATGCTCAAGGTTTGGAAAATCTTTAACGATTGCTATTCCACAACGCCTACCAAATACCGACGCATCCAGAGTAGAGTTGCAACCCAGTCTATTTGCACCGTGAACGCTCACGCAAGCACATTCGCCTGCAGCGTATAATCCAGCAAATATCTGGCTCTTGCCGTCAAACAGAACTCTCCCGTCAATGTCTGTAGGAATGCCGCCCATAGAATAATGTGCAGTAGGAACTATTGGTATTGGCTCCTGTATAGGATCAACTCCTGCGAATTTTATAGATATCTCTCTTATTTGAGGGAGCCTTGTGTTTATTATCTCGGCTCCAAGGTGTCTAATATCCAAATGTATATATGGTCCGCCTTTAATTCCTCTTCCTGCCTCTATTTCGCTCGTTATAGCTCTACTTACTATATCTCTTGGAGCAAGTTCCATCTTTGCAGGGGCATAGTCTTTCATAAACCTCTCGCCCAAATCGTTTATGAGAAATCCTCCCTCACCCCTACAGCCCTCTGTCATCAAGATGCCTCTATCGAACAGGCCTGTTGGGTGAAATTGGAAAAACTCCATATCTTCAAGGGGTACACCTGCCCTCAGAGCCATATACTGGCCATCAGCAGTATATGAGTAAGATGTAGCAGTAATCTTCCATGCTCTACCATATCCGCCAGTAGCAATAAGCGTTCCCTTCGCTTTAAACGCGTGCAGACCGCCGTTTTTTGTATCCCAGGTAACTACTCCAGCACACTTTGGTCCATCAGTAATAAGGCTAACTGCAAACATCTCGGTGTAAAATCTTACTCCCAGCTCCATTGCCTTCTGCCAAAGTGTGTGAAGGAGCACGTGACCAGTTCTATCTGCTGCATAACATGCCCTTAGAACAGGTCCTCCTCTTCCAAAATCTTTTACATGACCGCCAAATTTTCTCTGAGCAATAAGCCCATCAGGAGTCCTTGAAAATGGAGCCCCCATATGCTCATATTCTCTAACAACAGTAATAGCATCCTTTACCAATATTTCAGCCGCATCTTGATCGGCCAAAAAGTCAGATCCTTTTACGGTGTCAAACATATGCCATTCCCAGTGGTCTTCTTCCAAACTCCCCAGGCTCGCTGCAATGCCGCCCTGTGCAGCAGTGGAGTGAGATCTTTGAGGCATAGAAAGCTTCGTCATACATGCAGTATCAAGGCCAGCGCTCTTACATTTTATGGCAGCCCAAAGGCCAGCAAGTCCTGCGCCAATTATAATGACATCGTGCTTGTGAACATTTCTTAATGGTACATCTACCACATTTTCAGTTAAAATTTTTGGATCTTCCACTTCAAGCTCCTTTCAACTCTCAAAATTAATAATTAAAAAGTAACCTCTGCAATTCTAAAAGCAGCAAAAAACATAACCAAGAAAAGTACTATATATACCATATTTAGAAAGGTATTAAGAGTTGGTTTTTTAATGTATTCCCTTGTAATGGTAACCATACCAATGTACAGATGTATACACACAAAAGCAGCAAAAGCTACATGAACAGGGAAAAATAGTGCAAACTTAAAAACATGCAATACAAGTAAAATTATAAGTGCAACAGCACTAATGCGTTGCCAAAACCATATATTTTTCGCGTTCGCACGCATAAGTGAACGAGTATAATTCACATCGACCTCCTAACCAAATATTATTGACTGTGCTATTTTTGCCATAAAAGCAATAATAGTTATGCCAATCACCCAATAAGACCAGCCAACCTGCCTTTCTTTGATAGCAAGTGCTGGCTGAAACTCAAAAGCAATGATTCTTATTCCGTTCATAACGTGAAAAACTGCAATAAAGGCTACGCCTGGATTGATTATCACTTTAAGGCTCTCATGAAAAGCGTGCATAGATTCAAAAAATGGTATCAGAGATGGCTCAGCAAACTTTATCCCGTATAGATAGAATATGTGAAACAAAAAATAAAGTCCAAGCAACAAACCGGTGATCCTATGAACATAAAAGAGAAAACTTCCTGAAAATATCTTGTATGGCTTTAATTCTGGCACATCTTTTAACATAACGCCTCCTAACTAAGTCCTAATAACCTGCGCGCATTAAGCTCAACATCGATGGGCAAAATTGCAAACCTTGCCACACCAGATTTCATAGCCGCCTTTGCTACTGCTGCTGCTACGCGCGGATATATTTCAAGATCCAATGGAGATGGAACGATATAATCAGGTGAAAGCTTGCTATCATCTACAAAGTCTGCAATTGCAACTGCCGCTGCTACGTTCATGTCGTCGTTTATAACCCTTGCCCTTACATCAAGGACTCCTCTAAACAAACCGGGGAAGCCCAAAACGTTATTTATCTGATTTGGAAAGTCAGATCTGCCTGTGGCTACTACTGCTGCTCCCGCTTCTTTTGCAGCATTTGGATTGATTTCAGGATCTGGATTTGCGCATGCAAAAATTATAGGATCCTTTGCCATAGACTTTACCATCTTTTGGTTAACCACGTCCCTTGCAGAAACCCCTATAAAAACATCTGAGCCCTTCATAGCATCTGCAAGAGTCCCTTTTTCCATCTCAGAATTTGTAATTTGCGCAATCTCATCCTTATATGGGTTCATCCCCTGAGGTCTTCCGCTATATATAGCGCCCTTTGTATCACAAAGTATTACGTCTTTTACGCCCATGTGAATTAGAAGCTTTGCTATAGAAATTCCTGCTGCACCAGCACCATTTATTACTACCTTTATCTCTCCGATCTTTTTCCCGACAATCTTTAGAGCATTGTATAGGCCAGCCAGAGTAATTATCGCCGTACCATGCTGATCGTCGTGAAATACTGGAATAGAGAGCTCTTCTCTGAGAACCTTTTCTATCTCAAAACATCTGGGAGCGCTGATGTCTTCCAGATTTACACCCCCAAAAACAGGCTCTAAGAGCTTAACAGTCTCAATTATCTTTTCTGTGTCCTTTGTGTTCAAACAAATTGGAAAGGCATCAACCCCTCCAAATTTTTTGAACAGAACGGCCTTCCCCTCCATAACAGGAAGAGATGCCAGAGCCCCAAGGTTTCCCAGACCCAAAATTGCGCTTCCATCAGTAACAACGGCTACCATATTCCACTTTGAGGTATAATAGTATGCCATCTCTGGATCGAATGCGATTTCCTTTACAGGCTCAGCCACCCCAGGGCTATAAGCCAAAGAAAGATCGTGAGCATTTTCAACAAC from Thermodesulfobium sp. 4217-1 carries:
- a CDS encoding coproporphyrinogen-III oxidase family protein; translation: MVQYENISIQNTLESLGIYIHIPFCEKRCNYCHFFSKVSTEDQIDIFFDALISEIEYSEQTNRNLLENSFVDSIYFGGGTPSLIKPDLLKNLLTILQLKFNIKDPEITLEANPKSFLKNYKDKEDIFFNRLSLGIVSFQDEELSNLNRDNFGYDALKLSKRLGIDNVSVDLLIGIPGQTLDTLTNSLDTICTFDNINGVSIYPLEADFVLPDETVLEFMRYSKEYLCKKGYIRYEIANYAKDGYFCRHNLKYWKYMNFLSFGPSAASKIGNRRFKRSSSLDAYLQKNFLMEEDIELSDEDEFFEKVMMGLRLMDGIKISELKNRFDRRLVDNLVMVSKKFDQLVKIEEDTISLTNKGTIFMNDLLVELIPG
- the lepA gene encoding translation elongation factor 4, producing the protein MDNIRNFSIIAHVDHGKSTLADRILVKSHVVSERKLVPQMLDNMDIERERGITIKARAVRLDINWKGKDYILNLIDTPGHVDFSYEVSRSLAACEGAILLVDATQGIEAQTLAHGLLAMDQDLVLIPVVNKIELPTADVEGTKRELIDVFGFNEDEIILASAKEGTGVDEIISAVIDRIPPPKGDSDEPLSALIFDSHYDSYRGVVAYVRIFDGELRNGMDIKFHSTKKTFEIQEIGFFRMQPEKTDILRAGEVGYIAANIKNIEDARVGDTIEDEKRPTKRVLKGFKDPLSMVFCGLYPINTDEYALLKDAIMKLKLNDASLVYEPETSIALGFGFRCGFLGMLHMEVAIERIKREFNIDLIITPPSVVFEAIKQNGEVLTIHNPLKMPDPGTIVSIKEPYVKVSIFSPAEHIGAIMELCTNKRGSYIDMEYLEAKRVIMRFEMPLSEVILDFFPLLKTRTRGYASLDYEFIGYRDSDLVRLDILVNKDSVDALSSIVHRSKAQEVGTKIVSSLRRLIPRHMFEIPIQAAVGSRILARENIAAMKKNVLQKCYGGDITRKRKLLEKQKEGKKKMKMIGDVQIPQEVFFEMLKSSGDQKK
- a CDS encoding ImmA/IrrE family metallo-endopeptidase, with amino-acid sequence MNKEDYYKIYPPVVPIIERFPGLIDLAKPLDVILEESGVEVSTIDFPSIMGLCVKRGSRSFIGYKEGVAPHIKEEILLHEVAHLVLHDENTLCLIGDMVSKLEIEAWRVAAVILIPEKYKFEIDKEDDYCIDNYLVSQEDAIRSPMLIHIRNSMSI
- a CDS encoding fumarate hydratase, whose translation is MRSLSVEIIEDAVRKMVMDANYNAPEDVKRAFDIALEKEESEVAKKIFLEFKENHKLASEEKLGICQDTGLAVIFLFLGQDVHLVDGDIYEAVNRGVEKGYTEGYLRKSTCDPFTRKNLGTNTPAIVHIKFIPGDKVKIVVMPKGGGAENMSALRMFAPSAGLEGAMDFVVETVRKAGPNPCPPTIIGVGIGGNFERVAFLAKRALLRPIGSKNPDERLGSIEGELFERINKLGIGAMGLGGRVTSLAVHVELEPCHIASFPVAVNIECNAHRHKSVEL
- a CDS encoding FAD-dependent oxidoreductase — encoded protein: MPIQERVKLRELSAEDRICNYNEISLGLSEKELEYEANRCLQCKKPSCIKGCPAGLNIPRFIKLAREKKFNEALSEILEINPFSATCARVCPYGFQCEGSCVLNKTGRPIAIGAIHRFISDYGEYQLKMVADKEKIKGKVAIIGGGIAGLSAAYELSRYGVEVDIYESRPVIGGLARACIPPYRLAREVLDREIVYILSHGAKIKNNIAVGKDIPLTEFFNIYDYVILAVGASKCWSLKLPSNEEDDFFAYSAIEFIENYMFRKKIFDRTLKILIIGGGNTAIDVGRISIREDLFPTIVYRRGKAQMPALPKEIEEAEDEGVSFKFFEVPKRAILENGKFKGIEALQARLGALDSSGRPSFEIIEGSEHFIEGDVLVSAIGQEVDPEVLMGCDLHLERGLLPHDFGGEYEDKILSCGDAVSGPSVVVKAMKNGLEVARDVIGRLDKRNP
- a CDS encoding succinate dehydrogenase iron-sulfur subunit, whose translation is MGNLYKLTIFRYDPDSNKTSTSKYEVEVTESHWTLLDVFRYIKNNLDDTLTFRYSCGQGICGSCAVTVNGRSILACETQMKFLDSFDLVIEPLRGFPVIRDLVVDHSLLDEKVRAVMPWLVCKKDPESDKERYQSIDDRAKLDGLYECIVCGSCIAACPTFWKNKTFLGPQSLLYACRFMLDSRDEGKNERFETLADKDGIYGCHTIFNCMEVCPKELNPGKAILELRKMFMNEES
- the sdhA gene encoding succinate dehydrogenase flavoprotein subunit, with translation MEDPKILTENVVDVPLRNVHKHDVIIIGAGLAGLWAAIKCKSAGLDTACMTKLSMPQRSHSTAAQGGIAASLGSLEEDHWEWHMFDTVKGSDFLADQDAAEILVKDAITVVREYEHMGAPFSRTPDGLIAQRKFGGHVKDFGRGGPVLRACYAADRTGHVLLHTLWQKAMELGVRFYTEMFAVSLITDGPKCAGVVTWDTKNGGLHAFKAKGTLIATGGYGRAWKITATSYSYTADGQYMALRAGVPLEDMEFFQFHPTGLFDRGILMTEGCRGEGGFLINDLGERFMKDYAPAKMELAPRDIVSRAITSEIEAGRGIKGGPYIHLDIRHLGAEIINTRLPQIREISIKFAGVDPIQEPIPIVPTAHYSMGGIPTDIDGRVLFDGKSQIFAGLYAAGECACVSVHGANRLGCNSTLDASVFGRRCGIAIVKDFPNLEHLPLEEDSAKMASEEIGFILNQKGSIKPVEIRDELQAGMQNYVAVFREEKGLSKMVSVIGDMHNKMSQMYISDKTLAYNTTLMEAMELRHLIAAAEAVTYGALSRTESRGAQARRDFPKRDDENWLKHTLYFRDKSGFRFDYKDVNLSRFVPEERKY
- a CDS encoding malic enzyme-like NAD(P)-binding protein, which codes for MSLKEEALIFHRKTKGKISVESKSVVENAHDLSLAYSPGVAEPVKEIAFDPEMAYYYTSKWNMVAVVTDGSAILGLGNLGALASLPVMEGKAVLFKKFGGVDAFPICLNTKDTEKIIETVKLLEPVFGGVNLEDISAPRCFEIEKVLREELSIPVFHDDQHGTAIITLAGLYNALKIVGKKIGEIKVVINGAGAAGISIAKLLIHMGVKDVILCDTKGAIYSGRPQGMNPYKDEIAQITNSEMEKGTLADAMKGSDVFIGVSARDVVNQKMVKSMAKDPIIFACANPDPEINPNAAKEAGAAVVATGRSDFPNQINNVLGFPGLFRGVLDVRARVINDDMNVAAAVAIADFVDDSKLSPDYIVPSPLDLEIYPRVAAAVAKAAMKSGVARFAILPIDVELNARRLLGLS